The genome window ACCGTGTCGCGCAGGCCGCCGGTGGCGCGCACGATGGGGATGGCGCCGTAGCGCATGGCCATCAGCTGGCCCAGCCCGCAGGGCTCGAAGCGCGACGGCATGACGAAGAAGTCGGCGCCGGCGTAGATCCGCCGGGCCAGTGCTTCGTCGAAGCCCTGACGGAAGGCGCAGCGACCGGGATGGCGCGCGGCCAGCGCATGCAGCTGCTGCTCCAGCCGGGGATCGCCGGAGCCGAGCACCACCAGTTGCGCCCCTTCTTCCAGCCAGGCCGGTGCCGCCGCGATCAACAGATCGATCCCCTTCTGATCGGCCAGACGGGAGATGGTGGCCAGAAGGGGCGCCTCGGCCGACGGCGCCAGGCCGCACTCCTGCTGCAGCGCCGCCTTGCAGCGTCGTTTGCCGCTCGTTCGTCCTGCGGCGTAGTTGCAGGCGATGTGCGGATCGCGCGCCGGATCCCAGCATTCGGTGTCGATGCCGTTGACGATTCCGGTCAGTTTCCCGGCGAAGCGGCGCAGGAAGCCGTCGAGTCGGCAGCCATATTCGGGGGTGCAGATCTCCTCAGCGTAGCTCGGGCTGACCGTGGTCAGGTGGTCGGCGGCCAGAATGCCGGCCTTCAGACAGTTGATCTGGTGGTAAAACTCGTAGCCCTCGGGATGAAAATCGGCCACGGGCAGGCTCATGCGGGCGATCCCGTCGGCGGGAAAGATCCCCTGGTAGGCGAGGTTGTGGATGGTCAGCAGGGTGCGGGTTCGGGCCAGCTTCGGCCGATGGCGGTACTGGTGGTTGAGCAACAGTGGCACCAGCGCGCTCTGCCAGTCGTGGCAGTGAAGCAGATCGAACGGCTCCGCCGCCTCCGCCGCCCACTCCAGCGCCACCCGGCAGAGCAGGGTGAAGCGGAGCAGGTTGTCGTCGTAGGCGCCACCCGGCGGGCCGTAGATGCCGTCGCGGGCAAACAGGTCGTCCTGCTCGACCAGCAACACCTCGGTGGCGCCGATGTGGCAGCGGTGGATCGGGCAGTGGCGGTGGATGCCGTCGATCCACAACGACACGACCGTGCCGGTCGGTTGCATCGCCACCCCGGAACCCTCGATGAAGCGACGGTAGCAGGGGAGGATCACCTGCACGCGGTGGCCGCACCGGTGCAGTGCCTGCGGCAGCGCGCCGACCACGTCGGCCAGCCCGCCGGTCTTGGCCAGGGGCGCCATCTCGGATGCGACAAAAAGGATGTTGGCCACGGAGGATTGCATCGCAAAAGTCCGTCCATGGACTCTTGGTATGGAGGAAATCGAGAATCGCGGCCCTCCTGGCTGCGGATGCCGGCATCGGTTCTCCCGTGAAAACCCTGTGCCGGCGGGCTAGGCTAGGGCACCGTAGAGGCCAAATCGAATCCCGCCAGGAGCGCTGTATGGACTCCGTCACCCGCACCCCGGAATGGCAGGCGCTGGCCGAGCACCAGCGCGCCCTCGCCCGCACCCACATGCGCGAGCTCTTCGCCCGGGATCCGCAACGATTCGAGCGTTTCTCGCTGCGCCTAGATGGGATGCTGCTCGACTACTCCAAGAACATCATCACCGACGAGACGCGCGGGCTGTTGATCGCGCTGGCCGAGGCGCGCGGGCTGCACGATGGGATTGCGCGCATGTTCAATGGCGAGGCGATCAACACCACCGAGCGGCGCGCGGTGCTGCACACCGCGCTGCGCAACCGCAGCGATCGGCCGGTGCTGGTCGACGGGGAGGATGTGATGCCGGCGGTGCGCGATGTGCTGGCCCGCATGCGCCGCTTCGTCGACGCGGTCCACAGCGGCGCCTGGCGTGGCCACACCGGCAAGCGGATCACCGATGTGGTCAACATCGGCATCGGCGGCTCCGACCTCGGGCCGGTGATGGCTACCGAGGCGCTCAAGCCGTTCGCCGTCGAGGGGATCCGCTGCCACTTCGTCTCCAACGTCGACGGCACGCAGATGGTCGAGACGCTGAAAGGGTTGCGTCGGGAGACGACGCTGTTCGTCATCGTCTCCAAGACCTTCACCACCCAGGAGACGATGACCAACGCCCACACCGCGCGCAACTGGTTCCTCACCCGCGGCGGCAGCAAGAAGGCGGTGGCCAGCCATTTCGTCGCCGTCTCGACCAACGCGGAGGCGGTGGCCCGCTTCGGGATCGACCGCAACCACATGTTCGAGTTCTGGAACTGGGTCGGCGGCCGCTATTCGATGTGGAGCGCGGTCGGGCTGTCGATCGCGCTGGCCGTCGGCATGGACCACTTCGAGGAGCTGCTCGACGGCGCCTACGCCATGGACAATCACTTCCGCACCGCCCCCTTCGTGCGCAATGCCCCGGTGCTGCTCGGCCTGCTCGGTATCTGGTACCGCAACTTCTTCGGCGCGGCCACCCATGCCGTCCTCCCCTACGACCAGTACCTCCACCGCTTCCCCGCCTATCTGCAGCAGGCGGACATGGAGAGCAACGGTAAGCGGGTCACCCGCGACGGAGATGCGGTCGACTACGACACCGGTCCGGTGCTCTGGGGTGCGCCGGGGACCAACGGTCAGCACGCCTTCTACCAGTTGATCCATCAGGGCACCCAGATGGTGCCGGCCGATTTCATCGCCCCGATCGAGACGCTCAACCCGATCGGCGACCACCACGCCATCCTCCTGTCCAACTTCTTCGCCCAGACCGAGGCGCTGATGCGGGGCAAGACGGAGGCCGAGGCGCGCGCAGAGCTGGAGGCCGAGGGAAGGAGCGAGGAGGAGATCGCCGCCCTGCTGCCCCACAAGAGCTTCCCCGGCAACCGGCCGACCAACTCGATCCTGGTCGAGCGGATCGATCCCCGCACGTTGGGGATGCTGGTGGCGCTCTACGAGCACAAGATCTTCGTCCAGGGGTGGATCTGGGGGATCAACAGCTTCGACCAATGGGGGGTGGAGCTGGGCAAGCAGCTGGCGCGAACCATCCTGCCGGAGCTGACCGCGCCGGGGCCGGTCACCGGTCACGATGCCTCGACCAACGGCCTGATCAACCACTACAAGGAGCATCTGGGGCTGGGTCGGGCCCAATCGTGACCGGCGCCGATGGGATTCGCTGAAGGTTGGCGCGAACTACCGATCTGGACAGGGGCGAAGCAATGACGACTTCGCAAGAAGTCGGCATCCGCGGCCAGGACGGCCGCGCTTTTCGATCGCCGTCAAGCAAACAGTCCATGGAGGGACTTGTTGCGATTCCATCATCGGATGTGGAGATCATGCTCTCCGGGGAGCTGCTGACCACCGACGATCAGCTCAGGCTGGCTGCGGTACTCGATGCGCTGCCCATGCCGCAACGCGTCGACCCGGGGCTGAATGGGGCGTGGCGGAAGCATGTTGCGCAATGCGGCGTGGTGTGGTGGCAAAAGGAGGCATCGGCGGGCGATCGACGCGCCCCCCACGCGCATGCCCCGTCCGCCGTCCGGCCCGATGGGGGTGGTCGATGAACCTGCGCGGGGCGTGGACGCTCTTCGGCCGCGAGACGCGCCGCTTCTTCAAGGTCCGGATGCAGACCATCGTCGCCCCGGCGTTGACCGCGCTGCTCTATCTGATCGTCTTCCGCTACGCCATGGGCAGCCGCACGGTACCGGGGTTGTCGGTGGCCTATTTCGATTTCCTCGTGCCGGGGCTGGCCATGATGGCGATGATGCAGAACGCCTTCGCCAACACCTCCAGCTCACTGATCGCCGGCAAGGTGATGCACGTCCACGCCCATCTGCTGATGGCGCCGCTGAGCGCCGCCGAGGTGGTTGCCGCCTTCCTGCTCGCCGCCCTGATGCGTGCGCTGGTGGTGGCGTCGGTCTTTCTGCTGGTATTGGTCCCCTTCGTCGATCTGCCGCTGCCCCATCCCGCGCTGGCGCTCTTCTTCACCGTCTGCGCCGCGCTGACCATGGGGGGGATGGGGTTGATCGGAGGCATGTGGGCGAAGAAGTTCGACGACATGGCCACGGTGAACAACTTCGTCATCATGCCGCTCACCTTCCTCTCCGGGGTCTTCTACTCGATCGGCCAGTTGCCGGAGATGTGGCAGCGGGTCAACGGCTTCAACCCCTTCTTCTATCTGGTCGACGGCTTCCGCTACGCCCTGCTCGGAGTGGGGGAGTGCGACCCCCGGCTCGCCGCGGGTTTCGTGCTGATGGTGACGCTGCTGGTCGTCGCCGCCGACTGGTGGTTGTGGCGGGCGGGGTGGCGGATGAAGGAGTAAGGATCGATGGTGTCGCAAGAAACCATCATCGCGGCGCTGGCGTGCCGCGCAAAACGGGAGCTTGCGCATGCAAGTGACTGTTTTGCGAGGCGATCGAAGACCGCACCCTTCGATTCCAGTGAAGCCAAAAGTCCACGGACCCGTCTGGTCACCGCTGCGCCGGTACCGCGCGAGCCGGGAAGCGGCCGGTGGGGCGGAGGTGGCAATCACCGGCGGATGCGCTAGCGTTGATCTTCCGCCGTCAACCTTGGCAGAGTGCGACGGTGCGTCAAGGTACGGGTTCCGGCCGGGCCCGGCTTGTCCCACCCACAGGCGCGTGCTAGAAGCCGCCCCCCATTCTTGATCGGAGGAGATCCTATGTCAGCTGAAATCGAGGCCAAAGTCATCAAAATCGTTGGAGATCAGCTCAACGTGGACGAGAGTGAGATCAACCCCGACTCCTCGTTCGTCGACGATCTGGGCGCCGATTCCCTCGACACCGTGGAACTGGTCATGGCGTTCGAAGAGGAGTTCGATATCGAGATCCCGGACGACGACGCCGAATCGATCCAGACGGTACAGAACGCCATCGATTACATCGCCAGCAAGACGGAGTAATCCGTTTGTCCCGACGGGTCGTCATCACTGGGATCGGCCTGCTCACCCCGCTGGGGTGCGACCGTGACTCCACCTGGGAGGGGATCGTCGCCGGCCGATCGGGCATCGACCGGATCCGCCGGTTCGACGCCGAGGCCGAGGGGATGCCCTGCACCATCGCCGGTGAGGTACGCGGCTTCGATCCGACCTCCTGCATCGACCGCAAGGAGGCGCGCAAGATGGATACCTTCATCCAGTACGGCGTGGCCGCCGCCCGGATGGCGCTCGAACAGTCGGGGCTGGTCATCTCGGAGGAGAACGCCGAACGGGTGGGGGTGATCATCGGCTCCGGCATCGGCGGCCTGCCTTCGATCGAGGCGACGATGGAGGCCTACCGGAAGGGGGGGGCGCGCAGGATCTCACCCTTCTTCATTCCCAAGACCATCATCAACATGATCTCCGGATGGGTGTCGATGCTCCACGGCGCCAAGGGGCCGAACTCGGCGACGGTCACCGCCTGCGCCACCGGCACCCACGCCATCGGCGAGGCGTGGCGGATCATCGCCGGCGGAGAGGCCGACGCCATGCTCGCCGGCGGCGCCGAATCGTGTATCTGCCCCCTGGGGGTCGGCGGGTTCTGTGCGTCACGGGCACTCTCCACCCGCAACGACGACCCGCAGGGCGCCTCCCGCCCGTGGGATCGCGATCGCGACGGCTTCGTCATGGGCGAAGGGGCCGGGGTGTTGCTGCTGGAGTCGCTGGAGTCGGCACGCGCCCGGGGGGCGGAGATCATCGCCGAGGTGGCCGGCTACGGCATGTCGGGGGACGCCCACCACATCACCGCACCCGCCCCCGGCGGCGAAGGGGGCGCCCGCTGCATGGAGGCGGCACTGCGTTCGGCCGGCGTCGCCCCCGAGGAGGTGGACTACATCAACGCCCACGGCACCTCCACCCCGGCGGGGGATCTGGCCGAGACCGAGGGGATCAAGCGGGTCTTCGGCGACCATGCGCGGCGGTTGATGGTCACCTCGAACAAATCGATGATCGGCCACTTGCTCGGTGCCGCCGGCGGGGTCGAGGCGGCGCTGACCGCATTGAGCATCCACCACGCCATCGCCACGCCGACCATCAACCTGGAGCACCCCGGCGAGGGATGCGACCTCGACTACGTGGCCAACGAGGCGCGCGATGCGCGAATCGATGTGGCCGTCTCCAACTCCTTCGGCTTCGGAGGCACCAACGCCTCACTCGTGCTGAAACGGTACGCCTGAGCGCCCGCATCCCGCCGTACCACGGACGGGGCGGCGGATGCGCCGAAGCATCATCCACGATCCAATGCCCGTGATCTCCCCTGTCGAATGGTCCACCCCCCGGGCCAACGGCGACGCCTTCTCCTTCTTCGCCCGACACTACGACCACTGCGCCGCCCTGCTCGAAGACCCCTCCGGCGCGGGGCGGCAGATCGTGGTCTCGCGTGCCGGCACCAGCCTGCGGCTGGATGGGTGCGAGAAAGGATGGGCCGAGCGCTGGCGGAAGGCGCTCCACCGACCGCGGCGCGGCGGCGCGGGCATCGCCCTGCTCTTCTACCTCTCCTACGAGGCCGGCGGGCTCTTCGAGCGGCTGCCGGCGCCGAAAGCCGCCCTCGACTGGCCGCTGATCTACGCCCACGCGCCGGAGTGGTCGCTCACCTTCTCCGCCGACAGCGTGGTGGCCAGCGCACGCGATGATACCGCCGCCGCGCGGTTGCGCGCCCTGCTGACGCTGCCGCCGCGCCCCCTTCCGCCGCCGGTGCTGGCCGTCGGCAGCGTGGAGGAGTGCGGATCGGCGGCAACATACCGCGCAGCGGTAGAGCAGGTACAGCACTACATCCGCCGCGGCGACATCTTCCAGGCCAACATCGCCCGCTTCTGGCGGGCACCGCTGCAGAGGGGGGACGATCTCGCCCTCTATGGCCGGCTGCGGCGGCGCAACCCCGCCCCCTTCTGCTGCCTGCTGCGGCTCGACGCGAAGCACAGCATCATCTCCTCGTCGCCGGAGCGGCTCTTCCGCATCACGCCGGATGGCACGATCGACACCCGGCCGATCGCCGGCACCCGCCGGTTGGGCCGGGGGAAGGAGCGCGCCCGCCTGCGCCGGGAGCTGCTGCTCTCCGACAAGGAGCGGGCCGAGCATGTCATGCTGGTCGACCTGGAGCGCAACGACCTCGGCCGCATCTGTCGCCCGGGCAGTGTCGCGGTCGACGAATCGATGGTCATCGAGCGCTACGCCACGGTGCAGCACATCGTCTCCAATGTGCGCGGGCGGTTGCGCGATGGGGTCGACCTGATCGACGTGCTGGCCACCATGTTTCCCGGCGGTACCATCACCGGCTGTCCCAAGATCCGCTGCATGGAGATCATCCACGAACTCGAGCCCGGCCCGCGCGGCCCCTACACCGGCGGGGTGGGCTATGTCGCATGCGACGGCTCCGTCGACTGCAACATCCTGATCCGCACCTTCTGGCGTATGGGCGACATGCTCTGCTGGGCGGCGGGCGCCGGGATCGTCAGCGATTCGATCGCGGAGCATGAACAGCGGGAGACCGAGCACAAGGCCGCCGGCCTGCTGGCCGCGCTGCAGAACAACGGGGAGGAGTGATGCGTCGACCCATGGATCGTCGAACAAAACGCCCATGGACGGGCTTTTTGCGATCTGATCTTCCATGAAACCGGGCGGGGCCGTCGGCCAGCTGCTGCTGCTGCTGGCGGTGCTGACGCTCGATCAGGGCAGCAAATGGTGGATCGAGCAGCAGCCCGCCACTCTCCACATCGAGGTAATCCCCGGAGTATTCAATATCATCAAGGCGCACAACACCGGCGTCGCCTTCTCCATGCTGGCCGATCTGCCGGCGTCCTGGGGGCGGATGTTGATCCTCGGCGTCACCATCGGCATCGCGCTGGCTGTCGCCCTCTGGTGGTGGCACAGCAGGGGGCGGTGCGAAGGGTGGTGGCTGGTGCTGGTGCTGGCCGGGGCGATCGGCAACATCTGCGATCGCCTCCACCTGGGCTACGTGGTCGATTTCATCCAGTGGTTCGTGGTCATCGACGGCAGGGCGTACGTCTGGCCGGCGTTCAACATCGCCGATTCGGCCATCTCCATCGCCGTGGCGGGGCTGATCATCGGCGGCCTGCGCCGGGAGGGAGGATGACGAGGGCTATTTGCCGCTGAAGATGTACTTACTGACCAGGTCCTCGATGTTGATCGCCGATTCGGTCTCGTCGAACTCGTCGCCCGGCTGCAGGTACTCCTCGTCCGCCCCCTGGCTGATCCGGACGAAGCGCTCGCCGATGATCCCCTTGGTGCGGATCGAG of Zetaproteobacteria bacterium contains these proteins:
- the glgA gene encoding glycogen synthase GlgA, which translates into the protein MQSSVANILFVASEMAPLAKTGGLADVVGALPQALHRCGHRVQVILPCYRRFIEGSGVAMQPTGTVVSLWIDGIHRHCPIHRCHIGATEVLLVEQDDLFARDGIYGPPGGAYDDNLLRFTLLCRVALEWAAEAAEPFDLLHCHDWQSALVPLLLNHQYRHRPKLARTRTLLTIHNLAYQGIFPADGIARMSLPVADFHPEGYEFYHQINCLKAGILAADHLTTVSPSYAEEICTPEYGCRLDGFLRRFAGKLTGIVNGIDTECWDPARDPHIACNYAAGRTSGKRRCKAALQQECGLAPSAEAPLLATISRLADQKGIDLLIAAAPAWLEEGAQLVVLGSGDPRLEQQLHALAARHPGRCAFRQGFDEALARRIYAGADFFVMPSRFEPCGLGQLMAMRYGAIPIVRATGGLRDTV
- a CDS encoding anthranilate synthase component I family protein; protein product: MPVISPVEWSTPRANGDAFSFFARHYDHCAALLEDPSGAGRQIVVSRAGTSLRLDGCEKGWAERWRKALHRPRRGGAGIALLFYLSYEAGGLFERLPAPKAALDWPLIYAHAPEWSLTFSADSVVASARDDTAAARLRALLTLPPRPLPPPVLAVGSVEECGSAATYRAAVEQVQHYIRRGDIFQANIARFWRAPLQRGDDLALYGRLRRRNPAPFCCLLRLDAKHSIISSSPERLFRITPDGTIDTRPIAGTRRLGRGKERARLRRELLLSDKERAEHVMLVDLERNDLGRICRPGSVAVDESMVIERYATVQHIVSNVRGRLRDGVDLIDVLATMFPGGTITGCPKIRCMEIIHELEPGPRGPYTGGVGYVACDGSVDCNILIRTFWRMGDMLCWAAGAGIVSDSIAEHEQRETEHKAAGLLAALQNNGEE
- a CDS encoding glucose-6-phosphate isomerase, giving the protein MDSVTRTPEWQALAEHQRALARTHMRELFARDPQRFERFSLRLDGMLLDYSKNIITDETRGLLIALAEARGLHDGIARMFNGEAINTTERRAVLHTALRNRSDRPVLVDGEDVMPAVRDVLARMRRFVDAVHSGAWRGHTGKRITDVVNIGIGGSDLGPVMATEALKPFAVEGIRCHFVSNVDGTQMVETLKGLRRETTLFVIVSKTFTTQETMTNAHTARNWFLTRGGSKKAVASHFVAVSTNAEAVARFGIDRNHMFEFWNWVGGRYSMWSAVGLSIALAVGMDHFEELLDGAYAMDNHFRTAPFVRNAPVLLGLLGIWYRNFFGAATHAVLPYDQYLHRFPAYLQQADMESNGKRVTRDGDAVDYDTGPVLWGAPGTNGQHAFYQLIHQGTQMVPADFIAPIETLNPIGDHHAILLSNFFAQTEALMRGKTEAEARAELEAEGRSEEEIAALLPHKSFPGNRPTNSILVERIDPRTLGMLVALYEHKIFVQGWIWGINSFDQWGVELGKQLARTILPELTAPGPVTGHDASTNGLINHYKEHLGLGRAQS
- the fabF gene encoding beta-ketoacyl-[acyl-carrier-protein] synthase II, yielding MSRRVVITGIGLLTPLGCDRDSTWEGIVAGRSGIDRIRRFDAEAEGMPCTIAGEVRGFDPTSCIDRKEARKMDTFIQYGVAAARMALEQSGLVISEENAERVGVIIGSGIGGLPSIEATMEAYRKGGARRISPFFIPKTIINMISGWVSMLHGAKGPNSATVTACATGTHAIGEAWRIIAGGEADAMLAGGAESCICPLGVGGFCASRALSTRNDDPQGASRPWDRDRDGFVMGEGAGVLLLESLESARARGAEIIAEVAGYGMSGDAHHITAPAPGGEGGARCMEAALRSAGVAPEEVDYINAHGTSTPAGDLAETEGIKRVFGDHARRLMVTSNKSMIGHLLGAAGGVEAALTALSIHHAIATPTINLEHPGEGCDLDYVANEARDARIDVAVSNSFGFGGTNASLVLKRYA
- a CDS encoding metal-dependent hydrolase, producing the protein MNLRGAWTLFGRETRRFFKVRMQTIVAPALTALLYLIVFRYAMGSRTVPGLSVAYFDFLVPGLAMMAMMQNAFANTSSSLIAGKVMHVHAHLLMAPLSAAEVVAAFLLAALMRALVVASVFLLVLVPFVDLPLPHPALALFFTVCAALTMGGMGLIGGMWAKKFDDMATVNNFVIMPLTFLSGVFYSIGQLPEMWQRVNGFNPFFYLVDGFRYALLGVGECDPRLAAGFVLMVTLLVVAADWWLWRAGWRMKE
- a CDS encoding acyl carrier protein, which produces MSAEIEAKVIKIVGDQLNVDESEINPDSSFVDDLGADSLDTVELVMAFEEEFDIEIPDDDAESIQTVQNAIDYIASKTE
- the lspA gene encoding signal peptidase II; its protein translation is MKPGGAVGQLLLLLAVLTLDQGSKWWIEQQPATLHIEVIPGVFNIIKAHNTGVAFSMLADLPASWGRMLILGVTIGIALAVALWWWHSRGRCEGWWLVLVLAGAIGNICDRLHLGYVVDFIQWFVVIDGRAYVWPAFNIADSAISIAVAGLIIGGLRREGG